One genomic segment of Gammaproteobacteria bacterium includes these proteins:
- the pheA gene encoding prephenate dehydratase has translation MSEEQELNGLRARIDELDAQLLTLISERARCAQDVAHVKQAAGGEPAFYRPEREAQVLRKIIEQNPGPLSGEEIARLFREIMSACLALEQPMRIAYFGPAGTFTQAAALKHFGHSVNTVPLSSIDEVFREVEAGTADYGVVPVENSTEGVVSHTLDMFLQSPLKICGEVLLRIHHHLLSTQTDMSKIKRVYSHQQSLAQCREWLDAKLPQAERVSGISNAEAARRAKAEPDAAAIAGEAAAELYELQVLARNIEDHPDNTTRFLIIGRQQVSPSGRDKTSLLVSTANRPGSLFKLIEPLARNGVSMTRIESRPSHCVNWEYVFFLDLEGHAQDANVSHALKDLSAEADLCKVLGSYPRAVL, from the coding sequence ATGTCTGAAGAACAAGAACTAAACGGATTGCGTGCACGCATCGATGAGCTCGACGCACAACTGCTGACGCTGATCAGCGAGCGTGCGCGTTGCGCACAGGACGTCGCCCACGTGAAGCAGGCGGCCGGCGGTGAGCCGGCCTTTTACCGCCCGGAGCGCGAGGCGCAGGTACTGCGCAAGATCATCGAGCAGAATCCCGGCCCGCTGTCGGGCGAAGAGATAGCCCGCCTGTTCCGCGAGATCATGTCGGCCTGTCTGGCGCTCGAGCAGCCCATGCGCATTGCCTATTTCGGACCTGCCGGCACCTTCACCCAGGCCGCGGCGCTCAAGCATTTCGGTCATTCCGTGAATACCGTGCCGTTGTCGTCCATCGATGAGGTGTTCCGCGAGGTGGAGGCCGGCACGGCGGATTACGGCGTGGTACCGGTGGAGAATTCCACCGAGGGTGTCGTCAGCCATACCCTGGACATGTTCCTGCAGTCGCCGCTGAAAATCTGCGGCGAAGTGCTGTTGCGCATTCATCACCATCTGCTGTCCACCCAGACGGACATGTCCAAGATCAAGCGCGTTTATTCCCATCAGCAGTCCCTGGCCCAGTGCCGGGAATGGCTGGACGCCAAGCTGCCGCAGGCGGAACGGGTGAGCGGAATCAGCAATGCCGAGGCGGCCAGGCGGGCCAAGGCCGAACCGGATGCGGCGGCAATCGCCGGCGAGGCGGCGGCCGAGTTGTACGAACTCCAGGTGCTCGCCCGCAATATCGAAGATCATCCCGACAACACCACGCGGTTCCTCATCATCGGCCGTCAGCAGGTGTCACCCAGTGGTCGCGACAAGACCTCGCTGCTGGTGTCCACCGCCAACCGGCCGGGGTCGCTGTTCAAGCTGATCGAGCCGCTGGCCCGCAACGGGGTGAGCATGACCCGTATCGAGTCGCGTCCCTCGCATTGCGTGAACTGGGAGTATGTTTTCTTTCTCGACCTGGAAGGACACGCCCAGGACGCCAACGTCAGTCATGCGCTGAAGGACCTGAGCGCAGAGGCGGACCTGTGCAAGGTGCTGGGTTCCTATCCCCGCGCCGTTCTGTGA
- the hisC gene encoding histidinol-phosphate transaminase, translating into MGIDFIARAHSGVQGLRPYEPGKPVEELERELGISEALKLASNENPLGPGERAMTAIRAYLDGVAFYPDGNGFALKRGLAEKLGVDPAWITLGNGSNDVLDLVARAYLGPGRNAVFSQHAFAVYFIVTRAVGAEAKPAVANPPDHAQPYGHDLDAMAEGIDAETGVVFIANPNNPTGTWLTSDALRAFLRRVPEEVLVVVDEAYCEYVTEPDYPNALQWLEEFPNLVVTRTFSKIHGLAGLRVGYAVSNPQVADILNRVRQPFNTNILGQMAALAALDDEDHVRRSVEVNHLGLEQLRTGCETRGLRYIPSVGNFLTVDVGHEAGAIYQALLREGIIVRPIAAYGLPQHLRFSVGTETQNARALQALDKVLDS; encoded by the coding sequence ATGGGGATTGATTTCATTGCCCGTGCCCACTCGGGCGTGCAGGGGCTTCGACCTTACGAGCCCGGCAAACCCGTGGAGGAACTGGAGCGCGAGCTGGGCATCAGCGAAGCGCTCAAGCTGGCCTCGAACGAAAATCCGCTGGGCCCCGGCGAGCGGGCCATGACGGCGATTCGCGCCTATCTGGACGGGGTGGCGTTTTATCCCGACGGCAACGGCTTTGCGCTCAAGCGCGGGCTGGCCGAAAAACTGGGCGTGGATCCGGCCTGGATCACGCTCGGCAACGGCTCTAACGACGTCCTGGACCTGGTGGCGCGCGCCTACCTGGGGCCGGGCAGGAACGCCGTTTTTTCGCAACACGCCTTTGCCGTTTATTTCATCGTGACCCGGGCGGTCGGCGCCGAGGCAAAGCCGGCGGTCGCCAATCCGCCGGATCATGCCCAGCCCTATGGGCACGACCTGGACGCCATGGCCGAGGGGATAGATGCCGAAACGGGCGTGGTGTTCATCGCCAATCCCAACAATCCGACCGGTACCTGGCTGACGAGTGATGCGCTGCGGGCCTTTTTGCGCCGGGTGCCGGAAGAGGTGCTGGTGGTGGTGGATGAGGCCTACTGCGAGTACGTGACCGAACCGGACTACCCGAACGCACTGCAATGGCTGGAAGAATTTCCCAACCTGGTCGTGACCCGCACCTTTTCCAAGATCCACGGCCTGGCGGGCCTGCGGGTCGGCTATGCGGTATCCAACCCGCAGGTGGCAGATATCCTTAACCGGGTCCGGCAGCCCTTCAATACCAACATCCTGGGTCAGATGGCGGCGCTCGCGGCACTGGACGATGAGGATCATGTACGGCGCAGCGTCGAGGTCAATCATCTCGGACTCGAGCAGCTGCGCACCGGTTGCGAGACACGCGGGTTGAGATACATCCCTTCCGTAGGCAATTTCCTGACCGTCGACGTCGGGCACGAGGCCGGCGCGATTTATCAGGCCCTGCTTCGGGAAGGCATCATCGTCCGGCCCATCGCCGCTTACGGCCTGCCGCAGCATCTGCGGTTCTCCGTCGGCACCGAGACACAGAATGCGCGCGCCCTGCAGGCGCTCGACAAGGTTCTGGATTCATGA
- a CDS encoding prephenate dehydrogenase/arogenate dehydrogenase family protein, with product MIDRLTIIGVGLIGGSLALALRHSGYCREIVGTSRRTEHLEEAVRLGVIDRYSTDPAEAVKGADMVLLAVPLGAMGTACAQIREALEPGAIVTDAGSAKQSVVRDVEAVLGQRATFVPGHPIAGTERSGVAAAFPELYEGRRVILTPLPYSDPEAVGQVRRMWEVAGAVVEEMSVAHHDTILAVTSHLPHMLAFSLVGSLGRMGESDEVFRYAAGGFRDFTRIASSDPVMWRDICLANREALLDALEHFREDLDGLTEAIRAGDEARLLDIFARAKAARDRFCH from the coding sequence ATGATCGATCGCCTCACCATCATCGGTGTCGGTCTGATCGGCGGCTCCCTGGCACTGGCGCTGCGTCACTCCGGTTATTGCCGTGAGATAGTCGGGACCAGTCGACGCACCGAACACCTGGAGGAGGCCGTGCGACTGGGAGTGATAGACCGCTACAGCACCGATCCGGCTGAGGCGGTCAAGGGCGCGGACATGGTGCTGCTGGCGGTGCCGCTGGGCGCCATGGGGACGGCCTGTGCGCAGATCCGCGAGGCCCTCGAGCCGGGGGCGATCGTCACCGACGCCGGCAGTGCCAAACAAAGCGTGGTGCGCGATGTCGAGGCCGTGCTGGGGCAGCGCGCGACGTTCGTGCCGGGACATCCCATCGCAGGCACCGAACGCAGCGGTGTGGCGGCGGCCTTTCCCGAACTGTACGAAGGGCGCCGCGTTATCCTCACGCCACTGCCGTATTCCGATCCCGAGGCGGTCGGGCAGGTGCGCCGGATGTGGGAGGTCGCCGGCGCCGTGGTCGAAGAGATGAGCGTAGCGCATCACGACACGATCCTGGCCGTGACCAGCCACCTGCCACACATGCTGGCGTTTTCCCTGGTGGGCAGCCTGGGGCGCATGGGGGAGAGCGACGAGGTCTTCCGTTACGCAGCCGGCGGGTTCCGCGACTTCACCCGCATCGCCTCCAGCGATCCCGTGATGTGGCGGGATATCTGCCTCGCCAACCGCGAGGCGTTGCTCGATGCCCTCGAACACTTCCGTGAAGACCTGGACGGTTTGACGGAGGCGATCCGTGCAGGGGACGAGGCGCGCCTGCTGGATATCTTCGCGCGCGCCAAGGCGGCCCGCGACCGTTTTTGTCATTGA